In Odontesthes bonariensis isolate fOdoBon6 chromosome 9, fOdoBon6.hap1, whole genome shotgun sequence, the following proteins share a genomic window:
- the LOC142388105 gene encoding cdc42 effector protein 2, producing the protein MPAKTPMYLKTTTPKKGKRLKLRDLLSGDMISPPLGDVRHSAHVGAEGESDMFGDVGFLQGKMDMLPSLSGTQNGHARSHSVERHVGDGFTGKQEAHNYAYNGYHYQHSSNGMLKTTISMPVFISHDQAPPKPPRLHLDDSSPPSLLSQQLPESSHRQANGAQQHPSLSLCENGLVGRLASEPCRDISFSPNIRKLVPSSGSFSEVSSEDSMSETCRPLDVRRGLSLDSDAGLSNEDLRSDRSESPCAAFHPTGLTASSSVSRSDSMAGLDLDLGPSILEDVLSIMDRYKSTDDRCEL; encoded by the coding sequence ATGCCGGCGAAGACACCGATGTACCTAAAAACTACAACTCCCAAGAAGGGAAAGAGGCTGAAGCTTCGGGACCTGCTGTCAGGGGACATGATCAGCCCCCCGCTGGGCGACGTCCGCCACAGCGCACACGTGGGAGCTGAAGGAGAGAGCGACATGTTTGGAGATGTGGGTTTCCTTCAGGGGAAGATGGACATGCTTCCGTCTCTGAGCGGGACGCAGAACGGCCACGCACGCTCGCACAGCGTGGAGAGACACGTGGGCGACGGCTTCACCGGGAAACAGGAAGCACACAACTACGCCTACAACGGCTACCATTATCAACATTCCTCCAACGGCATGCTGAAGACGACCATCTCCATGCCTGTGTTCATCTCCCACGACCAGGCTCCACCCAAACCGCCTCGCCTCCACCTGGACGACTCCTCCCCTCCTTCTCTGCTCTCTCAGCAGCTTCCGGAGTCGAGCCACCGGCAGGCCAACGGCGCCCAGCAGCATCCGTCGCTGTCGCTCTGTGAGAACGGCCTGGTGGGACGCTTGGCGTCAGAGCCCTGCCGAGACATCTCCTTCTCCCCCAACATCCGCAAGCTCGTTCCTTCCTCCGGCTCCTTCTCAGAGGTCTCCTCTGAGGACTCCATGTCGGAGACCTGCAGGCCCTTGGACGTTCGCCGGGGCCTCAGCCTGGACTCTGACGCCGGCCTGAGCAACGAGGATCTGAGGAGCGATCGCAGCGAGTCGCCGTGCGCTGCCTTCCATCCCACCGGCCTCACAGCCTCATCCAGCGTGTCGCGGTCCGACTCGATGGCCGGGTTGGACCTGGACCTGGGCCCATCCATCCTGGAGGATGTTCTGAGTATCATGGACCGCTACAAAAGCACAGACGATCGCTGTGAGCTGTGA
- the ercc2 gene encoding general transcription and DNA repair factor IIH helicase subunit XPD yields MKLNIEGLLVYFPYDYIYPEQYSYMLELKRTLDAKGHGVLEMPSGTGKTISLLSLIVAYQRAFPLEVTKLIYCSRTVPEIEKVVEELRKLMEFYTKETGEANNFMALALSSRKNLCIHPEVSSLRFGKEVDGKCHSLTASYIRAQRHSDPNLPVCRFYEEFDAVGRQVPLPAGVYNLDDLKAFGRRKGWCPYYLARYAILHANIVVYSYHYLLDPKIADLVSKELAKKSVVVFDEAHNIDNVCIDSMSVNITRRTLDRCQNNVDTLQNTIHKIKETDAAKLRQEYRRLVEGLKEANVARETDVYLANPVLPDEILREAVPGSIRTAEHFVGFMRRFLEYLKSRLRVQHVVQESAPQFLKDIFEKVCIDRKPLRFCAERLQSLLRTLEIADIADFSAVTLISNFATLVSTYSQGFTIIIEPFEDRTPTIANPVLHFSCMDPSIAIKPVFQRFQSVIITSGTLSPLDIYPRILDFRPVTIASFTMTLARTCLCPLIVGRGNDQVALSSKFETREDFAVIRNYGNLLLEMSAVVPDGIVAFFTSYIYMENIVASWYEQGILENIQRNKLIFIETQDAAETSMALEKYQEACENGRGAILLSVARGKVSEGIDFVHHFGRAVIMFGVPYVYTQSRILKARLEYLRDQFQIRENDFLTFDAMRHAAQCVGRAIRGKTDYGIMIFADKRYARADKRGKLPRWIQEHITDGSLNLTVDEAVQLSKHFLRQMAQPFRQEDQLGLSLLTLEQLESEEMLQKIAQIAHQT; encoded by the exons ATGAA GCTGAACATCGAGGGTCTGTTGGTGTATTTTCCGTATGACTACATCTATCCGGAGCAGTACTCCTacatgctggagctgaagaggACTTTGGATGCCAAG GGTCATGGAGTCCTGGAGATGCCGTCAGGAACAGGGAAAACCATCTCCCTGCTGTCTCTCATTGTTGCCTACCAGCGG gcttttCCGTTGGAGGTCACTAAGTTGATTTACTGCTCCAGAACAGTTCCTGAGATCGAGAAG GTTGTGGAGGAGCTGAGGAAGCTGATGGAGTTTTACACCAAAGAAACCGGAGAGGCCAACAACTTCATGGCTCTGGCGCTTTCCTCCAGGAAGAACCTCTGCATCCACCCTGAG GTGAGCTCTCTGCGCTTTGGGAAGGAGGTTGATGGGAAGTGCCACAGTCTGACGGCGTCGTACATCCGTGCACAGCGGCACAGCGACCCCAACCTGCCGGTGTGTCGCTTCTATGAG GAATTTGATGCAGTCGGACGGCAGGTGCCTCTTCCTGCTGGCGTCTACAACCTTGACGACTTGAAGGCGTTTGGCAGGAGGAAAGGCTGGTGTCCGTACTATCTGGCTCGATATGCA atcCTGCACGCCAACATTGTTGTGTACAGCTACCACTACCTGCTGGACCCCAAAATAGCTGACTTGGTGTCCAAAGAGCTGGCCAAGAAATCTGTGGTGGTGTTTGATGAGGCTCATAATATAG ACAACGTGTGCATCGACTCCATGAGTGTGAACATAACGAGACGAACGCTGGACCGCTGCCAGAACAACGTGGACACGCTCCAAAACACCATACACAA GATAAAGGAGACGGATGCTGCTAAGCTGAGGCAGGAGTACAGGCGATTGGTGGAGGGGCTGAAGGAAGCCAATGTTGCCAGGGAGACGGACGTCTACCTGGCTAATCCAGTGTTACCCGATGAAATTCTGCGAG AGGCGGTTCCGGGTTCTATTCGAACAGCTGAGCACTTTGTCGGTTTCATGAGACGTTTCCTGGAGTATCTGAAGTCCCGTCTGCGGGTCCAACATGTCGTACAGGAGAGCGCGCCGCAGTTCCTCAAAGACATCTTTGAGAAAGTCTGCATCGACCGCAAGCCTCTCAG GTTTTGTGCAGAGCGGCTGCAGTCGTTGCTGCGAACTCTGGAGATCGCAGACATCGCAGACTTCTCTGCTGTAACTTTAATCTCCAACTTTGCTACTCTCGTCAGCACCTATAGCCAAG gcttCACGATCATCATTGAGCCGTTTGAGGACAGAACGCCGACCATCGCCAACCCTGTGCTGCACTTCAG CTGCATGGACCCCTCTATAGCCATCAAACCAGTTTTTCAAAGGTTTCAGTCGGTCATCATCACCTCTGGG ACTCTCTCTCCGCTGGACATCTATCCCAGAATCCTCGACTTCCGCCCTGTTACCATAGCGTCCTTCACCATGACGCTGGCGCGGACCTGCCTCTGTCCTTTG ATCGTCGGCAGGGGAAACGACCAGGTGGCCCTGAGCTCAAAGTTCGAGACCAGAGAGGACTTTG CGGTGATCCGTAACTATGGCAACCTCCTCCTGGAGATGTCTGCGGTCGTTCCTGATGGGATCGTTGCATTTTTCACCAGCTACATCTACATGGAGAACATCGTGGCATCTTGGTATGAACAG GGAATCCTGGAAAATATCCAGAGAAACAAGCTCATCTTCATCGAGACTCAGGATGCAGCAGAGACGAGTATGGCCCTGGAGAAATACCAGGAG GCTTGTGAGAACGGCCGAGGAGCCATCCTGCTGTCTGTGGCCAGAGGAAAGGTGTCTGAGGGAATAGATTTCG TGCATCATTTTGGTCGAGCTGTCATCATGTTTGGAGTTCCTTATGTTTACACGCAGAGCCGCATCCTGAAG GCTCGGCTGGAGTACCTTCGGGATCAGTTTCAGATCCGAGAGAACGACTTCCTGACGTTCGACGCCATGCGCCACGCAGCTCAGTGTGTGGGCAGAGCCATCAGAGGCAAGACCGACTATGGAATCATGATATTTGCTGACAAG CGATACGCCCGAGCAGACAAACGGGGGAAGCTTCCTCGCTGGATTCAGGAGCACATCACCGACGGCAGTTTGAACCTCACCGTGGACGAGGCCGTGCAGCTCTCCAAGCACTTCCTGCGGCAGATGGCTCAGCCTTTCAGACAG GAGGACCAGCTGGGTCTGTCTCTGTTGACCCTCGAGCAGCTGGAGTCAGAGGAAATGTTGCAGAAAATCGCCCAGATCGCTCATCAGACTTAA